The proteins below are encoded in one region of Tsuneonella sp. CC-YZS046:
- the cutA gene encoding divalent-cation tolerance protein CutA, with translation MSEPQGALIWCPFGDRDSASQVVGQLLDERLIACANILPDMQSLYLWKGERGDSRECGVLLKTEASTLDRAVERLAELHPYEDPAIIGWHCDAASPATLAWLAQETGNAG, from the coding sequence ATGAGCGAGCCGCAAGGGGCGCTGATCTGGTGCCCCTTCGGCGACCGGGACAGCGCGAGCCAGGTGGTCGGACAATTGCTGGACGAAAGGCTGATCGCCTGCGCCAACATCCTGCCGGACATGCAATCGCTCTATCTCTGGAAGGGCGAGCGCGGCGACAGCCGCGAATGCGGAGTGCTGCTGAAAACCGAAGCCTCCACCCTGGACCGGGCGGTCGAGCGGCTGGCCGAGCTTCATCCCTACGAAGACCCCGCGATCATCGGCTGGCACTGCGATGCGGCCAGCCCGGCGACTCTCGCCTGGCTGGCGCAAGAGACGGGCAACGCCGGATAA
- a CDS encoding COX15/CtaA family protein has protein sequence MVASSIQGESWPAAVDGPAQPRPLIRWLLIVAVLVTIIVAVGGITRLTESGLSITEWKPVTGTIPPLTDAQWQAEFEAYKKIPEYIEINGPAGMTLADYKFIYFWEWFHRLLGRVIGLAFALPLAWFWVKGRIPAGYKPRLLALLALGALQGVFGWLMVRSGLSVRTDVSHFWLSIHLLTALFTLAGLVWTALDLRSLERNPTARPARLTFTGALVGVILFLQLLLGAWVAGLNAGLASDTWPLMQGRFIPEIDWSKGFWWSATHDPFLIHFLHRWWAWVAVAGLIVLARMARKQGVRPASIAIHTAFGTQILLGIATVLTGVSLWLAVLHQLVGAMLVWATAWGIHVIGRRA, from the coding sequence ATGGTCGCATCCTCAATCCAGGGCGAGAGCTGGCCCGCAGCCGTCGATGGTCCGGCACAGCCGCGCCCGCTGATCCGCTGGCTGCTGATCGTCGCCGTTCTCGTCACCATCATAGTCGCCGTCGGCGGAATCACCCGGCTCACCGAATCAGGGCTGTCCATCACCGAATGGAAGCCGGTGACGGGCACCATTCCCCCGCTGACCGATGCGCAATGGCAGGCCGAGTTCGAAGCCTACAAGAAGATTCCCGAATATATCGAGATCAACGGGCCGGCGGGAATGACCCTGGCGGATTACAAGTTCATCTATTTCTGGGAATGGTTCCACCGCCTGCTCGGGCGGGTGATCGGGCTGGCCTTCGCGCTGCCGCTGGCATGGTTCTGGGTCAAGGGCCGAATACCCGCAGGATACAAGCCGCGGCTGCTGGCTCTGCTCGCGCTCGGTGCCCTTCAGGGCGTGTTCGGGTGGCTTATGGTCCGCTCAGGCCTGTCCGTGCGCACCGATGTCAGCCATTTCTGGCTCTCGATCCATCTGCTGACCGCGCTGTTCACCCTGGCGGGGCTGGTCTGGACCGCGCTCGACCTCCGCTCGCTCGAGCGGAACCCCACCGCCCGGCCCGCGAGATTGACCTTCACCGGCGCGCTGGTCGGCGTCATCCTGTTCCTGCAACTGCTGCTGGGCGCCTGGGTGGCCGGGCTGAACGCGGGCCTCGCATCGGACACCTGGCCGCTGATGCAGGGCCGCTTCATTCCGGAGATCGACTGGAGCAAGGGCTTCTGGTGGAGCGCCACCCACGATCCCTTCCTGATCCATTTCCTCCATCGCTGGTGGGCCTGGGTGGCGGTCGCGGGGCTGATCGTCCTGGCGCGCATGGCCAGGAAACAAGGCGTCAGGCCGGCTTCCATAGCGATCCACACCGCCTTCGGCACGCAGATCCTGCTCGGCATCGCCACGGTGCTGACCGGCGTCTCGCTATGGCTGGCGGTGCTGCATCAACTGGTCGGAGCCATGCTGGTCTGGGCCACGGCGTGGGGCATCCATGTGATCGGACGCAGGGCATGA
- the rplM gene encoding 50S ribosomal protein L13: MKALSKTTRSIKPAEVEKKWHLIDADGLVVGRLAVIVANILRGKHKPSFTPHVDCGDHVVVVNADKVRLTGNKLKQKTYYKHTGYAGGIKAVTADKVLDGRFPERVLEKAVERMIPRGPLGRQQMKALHLYAGTEHPHAGNQPETLDVASLNRKNKVGA, encoded by the coding sequence ATGAAGGCGCTCAGCAAGACCACCCGGTCGATCAAGCCGGCCGAGGTGGAAAAGAAGTGGCACCTGATCGATGCCGACGGCCTGGTGGTAGGCCGCCTCGCGGTGATCGTCGCCAATATCCTGCGCGGCAAGCACAAGCCGAGCTTCACCCCGCATGTCGATTGCGGTGACCATGTCGTGGTCGTCAATGCCGACAAGGTCCGCCTGACCGGCAACAAGCTGAAGCAGAAGACCTATTACAAGCACACCGGCTATGCCGGCGGGATCAAGGCCGTGACAGCCGACAAGGTGCTGGATGGCCGCTTTCCCGAGCGCGTCCTGGAAAAGGCCGTGGAACGCATGATTCCGCGCGGCCCGCTTGGCCGCCAGCAGATGAAGGCGCTGCATCTCTATGCCGGCACCGAGCATCCGCACGCTGGCAACCAGCCCGAAACGCTCGACGTCGCTTCGTTGAACCGCAAGAACAAGGTGGGCGCATAA
- a CDS encoding fumarate hydratase, with amino-acid sequence MAEMVTIREDDLIESVADALQYISYYHPMDYIRALGEAYEAEQGPAAKDAIAQILTNSRMCAEGHRPLCQDTGIVNVFVKWGQDCRLESKLGLQEVVDEGVRRAYNHPENKLRASVLADPAFTRRNTRDNTPCVLSVEMVPGGKVSVDVAAKGGGSENKSKFRMMNPSDNIVDWVLEMLPQMGAGWCPPGMLGIGIGGTAEHCVKLAKEALMDPIDMGQLKQRGPQNDIEALRIEIFDKVNALGIGAQGLGGLSTILDVKIRDWPCHAAGKPVAMIPNCAATRHAHFTLDGSGPSYLETPRLDEWPKVHWAPDQAAKRVNLDTLTAEEVQGWQKGDRLLLNGKMLTGRDAAHKRIQDMLAKGEPLPVDFTGRVIYYVGPVDPVRDEVVGPAGPTTATRMDKFMDMMLGQGLLASVGKSERGPAATESIAKHQSAYLMAVGGAAYLVARAIKKAEVIAFEDLGMEAIYEFTVEDMPVTVAVDSQGRNVHTLAPLEWQEKIAREHLLPAG; translated from the coding sequence ATGGCCGAGATGGTGACGATCCGCGAAGACGACCTGATCGAAAGCGTTGCAGATGCGCTGCAATATATCTCCTACTACCATCCGATGGATTACATCCGCGCGCTGGGCGAGGCCTATGAGGCGGAACAGGGCCCGGCGGCGAAGGACGCGATCGCCCAGATCCTCACCAACAGCCGGATGTGCGCGGAAGGGCATCGCCCGCTTTGCCAGGACACCGGCATCGTCAATGTCTTCGTCAAATGGGGCCAGGATTGCCGGCTGGAATCGAAACTCGGCCTGCAGGAAGTGGTCGATGAGGGGGTGCGCAGGGCCTACAACCACCCCGAGAACAAGCTGCGCGCTTCGGTGCTCGCCGACCCGGCGTTCACCCGCCGCAACACGCGCGACAATACGCCCTGCGTGCTGTCGGTGGAGATGGTGCCGGGCGGCAAGGTCTCGGTCGATGTCGCGGCCAAGGGCGGCGGCAGCGAGAACAAGTCCAAGTTCAGGATGATGAACCCCAGTGACAATATCGTCGACTGGGTGCTGGAGATGCTGCCCCAGATGGGCGCGGGCTGGTGCCCGCCCGGCATGCTGGGCATCGGCATCGGCGGCACGGCCGAACATTGCGTGAAGCTGGCCAAGGAAGCGCTGATGGACCCGATCGACATGGGTCAGCTGAAGCAGCGCGGCCCGCAAAACGATATCGAGGCGCTGCGAATCGAGATCTTCGACAAGGTCAATGCGCTGGGCATCGGCGCGCAGGGGCTGGGCGGGCTTTCCACCATCCTGGACGTCAAGATCAGGGACTGGCCCTGCCATGCCGCGGGCAAGCCGGTGGCGATGATTCCCAATTGCGCGGCGACCCGCCATGCCCATTTCACTCTCGATGGCTCCGGCCCGAGCTATCTGGAAACGCCCAGGCTCGACGAATGGCCGAAGGTCCACTGGGCGCCTGACCAGGCGGCCAAGCGCGTCAATCTCGATACGCTGACCGCCGAAGAAGTGCAGGGCTGGCAGAAGGGCGACCGCCTGCTGCTCAACGGCAAGATGCTGACCGGCCGCGACGCCGCGCACAAGCGCATCCAGGACATGCTGGCCAAGGGCGAGCCGCTGCCGGTCGATTTCACCGGCCGCGTGATCTATTATGTCGGCCCGGTCGATCCGGTGCGCGACGAAGTGGTCGGCCCGGCCGGCCCCACCACCGCCACCCGCATGGACAAGTTCATGGACATGATGCTGGGCCAGGGGCTGCTGGCTAGCGTCGGCAAGTCCGAACGCGGCCCGGCGGCCACGGAATCCATCGCGAAGCACCAGTCCGCTTATTTGATGGCCGTCGGCGGCGCGGCCTATCTGGTCGCCCGGGCGATCAAGAAGGCCGAAGTGATCGCCTTCGAGGATTTGGGGATGGAAGCCATCTACGAATTCACGGTCGAGGACATGCCCGTCACCGTGGCGGTCGATTCGCAGGGCCGGAACGTCCACACCCTCGCTCCGCTGGAGTGGCAGGAAAAGATCGCGCGGGAACATCTGCTTCCCGCCGGCTGA
- a CDS encoding MerC domain-containing protein — protein sequence MRAALHLIRSRMDRFGIALSGLCLLHCVAGLVLVAALGLGGEWLLAPEIHRYGLALAIAVGVIAIGLGALRHGRRIPLLIAACGFALMAGALGVGHGFGEAILTIGGVALVAFAHFLNLRHAC from the coding sequence ATGCGCGCCGCCCTGCATTTGATTCGAAGCCGGATGGATCGGTTCGGCATCGCCCTTTCGGGCCTTTGCCTGCTGCATTGCGTGGCGGGGCTGGTGCTGGTGGCGGCGCTCGGCCTGGGCGGCGAATGGCTGCTGGCGCCGGAAATCCATCGCTATGGGCTGGCGCTGGCGATCGCGGTCGGGGTGATCGCTATCGGGCTGGGCGCCTTGCGGCACGGGCGACGGATTCCCCTCCTGATCGCCGCTTGCGGCTTCGCGCTGATGGCGGGCGCGCTCGGCGTCGGCCACGGGTTCGGCGAGGCGATCCTGACCATCGGCGGCGTTGCCCTGGTTGCCTTTGCGCATTTCCTGAACTTGCGCCACGCGTGTTGA
- the rpsI gene encoding 30S ribosomal protein S9 — protein MADNNTISDLADLKDITGNAAESETAAIASAPVAPRVSTAPLREQELDAQGRAYATGRRKDAVARVWIKPGTGKITVNGRDQETYFARPTLRLVINQPFQIADRAGQYDVVATVKGGGLSGQAGAVKHGISQALSKFEPALRSTVKAAGFLTRDSRVVERKKYGRAKARRSFQFSKR, from the coding sequence ATGGCCGACAACAACACCATTTCCGATCTCGCCGACCTCAAGGACATCACCGGCAACGCGGCGGAAAGCGAAACCGCCGCAATCGCCAGCGCGCCGGTCGCTCCGCGCGTTTCCACCGCTCCACTGCGCGAGCAGGAGCTGGACGCACAGGGCCGCGCCTATGCCACCGGCCGCCGCAAGGATGCGGTCGCCCGCGTCTGGATCAAGCCCGGCACCGGCAAGATCACGGTCAACGGCCGCGATCAGGAAACCTATTTTGCCCGTCCGACCCTGCGGCTCGTCATCAACCAGCCGTTCCAGATCGCGGATCGCGCCGGCCAGTATGACGTTGTCGCCACGGTCAAGGGCGGCGGTCTGTCCGGCCAGGCCGGCGCCGTGAAGCACGGCATCAGCCAGGCTCTCAGCAAGTTCGAGCCCGCGCTGCGCAGCACCGTGAAGGCCGCCGGCTTCCTCACCCGCGACAGCCGCGTGGTCGAGCGCAAGAAGTATGGCCGGGCCAAGGCTCGCCGCAGCTTCCAGTTCTCGAAGCGCTAA
- a CDS encoding metallophosphoesterase: MAETTTLFHLSDIHFGLEDRRALDWVVGELAARRPSAVAITGDLTMRARHREFAAARQWIGALEAPVTVEVGNHDMPYFNLIERFTTPYQRFREIQNLVEREIDLPGLALVPLKTSTRAQWRFPWSNGWVTDKALRHTLDAIDALPPGKQVLVTAHHPLTEFNERGKRLTIGGTRALEALAGRNVLAVLSGHIHDAFDIVTETAKGPVRMIGAGTLSRRIRSTPPSFNELRWDGETLSVEVRNLQHVPTPAMQIDEVPEDAMPPREPGEPVAPIGQVPAVDPPVH; this comes from the coding sequence ATGGCTGAAACGACCACCCTGTTCCATCTGAGCGACATTCATTTCGGGCTGGAAGACCGGCGCGCGCTGGACTGGGTCGTCGGCGAGCTGGCGGCGCGGCGGCCCAGCGCGGTGGCGATAACCGGCGATCTCACCATGCGGGCGCGGCATCGCGAATTCGCGGCCGCCCGCCAATGGATCGGCGCTCTGGAAGCTCCGGTGACGGTCGAGGTGGGCAATCACGACATGCCCTATTTCAACCTGATCGAGCGTTTCACCACGCCCTATCAGCGATTCCGCGAGATCCAGAATCTGGTCGAACGGGAAATCGACCTGCCCGGGCTTGCGCTGGTTCCGCTCAAGACGTCCACGCGCGCGCAATGGCGTTTCCCATGGTCCAACGGCTGGGTAACGGACAAGGCCCTGCGCCATACGCTGGATGCGATAGACGCGCTGCCCCCTGGCAAGCAGGTTCTGGTGACGGCGCACCATCCGCTGACGGAATTCAACGAGCGTGGCAAGCGGCTGACCATCGGCGGAACCCGCGCCCTGGAAGCACTGGCGGGCCGGAATGTGCTGGCCGTGCTCAGCGGCCATATCCACGATGCGTTCGATATCGTCACGGAAACTGCGAAAGGCCCGGTCAGGATGATCGGCGCCGGCACTCTTTCCCGGCGCATCCGCTCCACGCCGCCCAGCTTCAACGAGCTGCGCTGGGATGGGGAGACGCTTTCCGTCGAAGTGCGCAATCTGCAGCATGTTCCGACCCCGGCCATGCAGATCGACGAGGTGCCCGAAGACGCCATGCCGCCGCGCGAACCGGGCGAGCCGGTCGCCCCGATCGGGCAGGTTCCGGCGGTCGACCCGCCGGTCCACTGA
- a CDS encoding diacylglycerol kinase family protein translates to MNGKPCLWLLINGASGSHDETRLQEVVAELEKAGAQPGRIVDCRNENMPDRRALEHAGVGILAVHGGDGTLNASITALEGWGGSVLPLPGGTANLLCGMLYGDAGPGEIIALFGRGGLVARRPNCIRCSTGTGLAEILAGPGAAWADVREELREGNIVETLATAVDAASQSAAGPMVVIRQPMLGREQGYAGVRLSIARGGMMVQGYGAEDIGDYLKQGIALLRRDFREGPHDDLGLHDAVTCRSGKEEPIALMIDGERRTGRREEQFSLAQLQLDLLCKPDG, encoded by the coding sequence ATGAACGGCAAGCCCTGCCTGTGGCTCCTGATCAATGGCGCGAGCGGCAGCCATGACGAGACTCGCCTTCAGGAAGTCGTCGCGGAACTGGAGAAGGCTGGCGCCCAGCCCGGCAGGATAGTCGATTGCCGGAATGAGAATATGCCGGACCGGCGCGCGCTGGAGCATGCGGGTGTCGGTATCCTCGCGGTGCATGGCGGGGACGGCACGCTGAATGCGTCGATCACCGCGCTTGAAGGCTGGGGTGGGTCGGTGCTGCCGCTGCCGGGCGGCACCGCCAATCTGCTGTGCGGCATGCTGTATGGCGATGCCGGGCCGGGCGAGATCATCGCCCTGTTCGGCCGTGGCGGGCTGGTTGCCCGCCGCCCGAATTGCATTCGCTGCTCGACAGGGACCGGACTGGCCGAGATCCTGGCCGGGCCAGGCGCCGCCTGGGCGGATGTGCGCGAGGAATTGCGCGAGGGCAATATCGTCGAAACGCTCGCCACGGCCGTCGATGCCGCCAGCCAGAGCGCGGCCGGCCCGATGGTGGTCATCCGCCAGCCGATGCTGGGGCGCGAGCAGGGCTATGCCGGCGTGCGGCTGTCCATCGCCCGGGGCGGGATGATGGTCCAGGGCTATGGCGCGGAGGATATCGGCGATTATCTGAAACAGGGCATCGCCCTGCTGCGGCGGGACTTTCGCGAGGGGCCTCATGACGATCTCGGGCTGCATGACGCGGTGACATGCCGATCCGGCAAGGAAGAGCCGATTGCCTTGATGATAGATGGAGAAAGGCGGACGGGGCGGCGCGAAGAGCAATTTTCTCTTGCCCAGCTCCAACTCGACCTGCTTTGCAAGCCCGATGGCTGA
- a CDS encoding protein-L-isoaspartate O-methyltransferase, which yields MERPAHEELKMNVAAARAEIDFTAARKAMIDSQLRVSGVNEEPVLAAMASVPREEHVPEAARDFAYIDRAVALGDGRFLAAPLFYGRLLGEAQMARDDRVLVVDAGSGYLTALARTLADTVESVDPAEAVAKSRKRGDFSVLLIDGAVEQVPASLAARLADGARVVTGLVSRGVTRFAYGRKAGGEVALLPLAEMGIPILAEFAVPKGWSF from the coding sequence ATGGAACGCCCCGCGCATGAGGAATTGAAGATGAATGTGGCAGCCGCGCGCGCCGAAATCGACTTCACCGCCGCCCGCAAGGCAATGATCGACAGCCAGCTGCGAGTCAGCGGCGTCAATGAAGAACCCGTGCTGGCCGCGATGGCCAGTGTGCCGCGCGAAGAGCATGTGCCCGAGGCCGCGCGGGATTTCGCCTATATCGACCGCGCGGTGGCGCTGGGCGACGGCCGCTTCCTGGCCGCTCCGCTGTTCTACGGCCGGCTCCTCGGCGAAGCACAGATGGCGCGGGATGACCGGGTGCTGGTGGTGGATGCGGGCAGCGGCTATCTGACCGCCCTGGCCCGGACCCTCGCCGATACGGTCGAATCGGTCGATCCCGCCGAAGCCGTCGCCAAGAGCCGCAAGCGCGGCGATTTCTCCGTCCTGCTGATCGACGGCGCGGTGGAACAGGTGCCCGCATCGCTGGCGGCCAGGCTGGCCGATGGCGCGCGAGTGGTGACCGGCCTGGTCAGCCGCGGCGTGACCCGGTTCGCCTACGGGCGCAAGGCCGGTGGCGAAGTGGCGCTGCTGCCGCTGGCCGAAATGGGCATCCCAATCCTGGCTGAATTCGCCGTTCCAAAAGGCTGGTCCTTCTGA
- a CDS encoding HPP family protein codes for MPYRFLASAASRATGRLGWARGAAGALIGIGFAAALTHLLLPGHNFEAQWMIASVGASSVLVFALPASPLAQPWPVLGGSMFSALVGLGVGQWVPIPELACALAVGLAIAGMSATRCLHPPGGACALLGTLAAHGWIALLLPLGLNLLGILAIGWLYNNLTGHSWPHRMPSAPPKPLQGWIPNYETGDLDAVLEEWDEVLDVSRDDLDALFRAVERRAQRRWQQGPPI; via the coding sequence ATGCCCTATCGCTTTCTGGCCAGCGCTGCGAGCCGCGCAACGGGTCGGCTCGGCTGGGCGCGCGGCGCGGCGGGCGCGCTGATCGGCATCGGTTTCGCGGCCGCGCTCACCCACCTTCTGCTGCCCGGACACAATTTCGAGGCCCAATGGATGATCGCGTCGGTGGGCGCATCTTCCGTATTGGTGTTCGCCCTGCCCGCCAGTCCGCTTGCCCAGCCCTGGCCGGTCCTGGGCGGCAGCATGTTCTCGGCGCTGGTGGGACTGGGTGTGGGGCAATGGGTTCCGATCCCGGAACTGGCCTGTGCGCTGGCGGTCGGCTTGGCGATAGCGGGCATGAGCGCGACCCGCTGCCTGCATCCGCCCGGCGGAGCCTGCGCCTTGCTGGGCACCCTGGCCGCCCACGGCTGGATCGCCCTGCTGCTTCCGCTCGGCCTCAATCTCCTGGGAATTCTGGCGATCGGCTGGCTCTACAACAATCTGACCGGGCATTCCTGGCCTCACCGGATGCCCAGCGCGCCACCGAAGCCATTGCAAGGCTGGATTCCGAATTACGAAACGGGGGACCTCGACGCGGTGCTGGAAGAATGGGACGAAGTGCTCGACGTCAGCCGCGACGATCTGGACGCCCTGTTCCGTGCGGTGGAGCGCCGCGCGCAGCGGCGCTGGCAGCAGGGACCGCCGATCTGA
- a CDS encoding TolC family outer membrane protein: MRNRATAAQLLGACALVWAGLAPARADTLREALASAYNTNPTLQGARADQRAVDENVVIERADGLPSASGGGTFTEYLYNSTDSPLNPKRQYNATLSLGVPIYSGGAVKNAVRAAKTRVKAGQADLRATESAIFSQVVATYMDVIQNEAIVRLNANQVDVLGVNLQATSDRFEIGDLTRTDVAQSSARLELAKGDLRGASADLVSARERYIQLIGHAPGELAPPPPLPGLPESAEQAVAIALESNPDLVAAHERSQASAYDIEVAGSTRLPQIEVFAGGDYTRQERAEDIALGDAFPKSSTGATAGVRATIPIFQGGRPAALERQAQARAASALEQEIATERDIIAQVRAAFSSWQAANAIIDSTQSAIEAAELSLEGVRAESTVGNRTILDILNAEQELLNSRVQLVIARRNAYVAGFTLLAAMGKAEARDLNLDVGGPLYDPQDNYERVKGNIFDWSFDPDPEAQSTRTVDTPAQDGSISSQ, translated from the coding sequence ATGCGCAATCGGGCGACTGCCGCCCAATTGCTGGGCGCCTGCGCACTCGTCTGGGCCGGCCTGGCGCCAGCGCGGGCCGATACCCTGCGCGAGGCGCTGGCAAGCGCCTATAACACCAATCCCACCCTGCAGGGCGCGCGGGCGGACCAGCGCGCGGTGGACGAGAATGTCGTGATCGAACGGGCCGACGGCCTGCCTTCGGCCAGCGGCGGCGGCACCTTTACGGAATATCTCTACAACAGCACGGACAGCCCGCTCAATCCGAAGCGGCAATACAACGCCACCCTGTCCCTCGGCGTGCCGATCTATTCCGGCGGGGCGGTGAAGAACGCGGTTCGCGCCGCGAAGACCCGGGTGAAGGCCGGGCAGGCCGATCTGCGCGCCACCGAATCCGCCATCTTCAGCCAGGTCGTCGCCACCTACATGGATGTCATCCAGAACGAGGCGATCGTCCGGCTCAACGCCAACCAGGTCGATGTGCTGGGCGTCAACCTGCAGGCCACCAGCGACCGTTTCGAGATCGGCGACCTCACCCGCACCGATGTCGCGCAATCCTCCGCGCGGCTGGAACTGGCGAAGGGCGATCTGCGCGGCGCCAGCGCCGATCTGGTGTCGGCGCGGGAACGCTACATCCAGCTGATCGGCCATGCGCCGGGCGAGCTGGCGCCGCCGCCGCCGCTGCCCGGCCTGCCGGAAAGCGCGGAGCAGGCAGTCGCGATCGCACTGGAAAGCAATCCCGACCTTGTCGCGGCGCATGAGCGGTCGCAGGCATCGGCATATGACATCGAGGTGGCCGGATCGACCCGCCTGCCGCAGATCGAAGTCTTTGCCGGCGGCGACTATACCAGGCAGGAGCGGGCGGAGGACATCGCCCTAGGCGATGCATTCCCCAAATCCAGCACCGGGGCGACGGCCGGGGTGCGCGCGACGATTCCGATCTTCCAGGGCGGACGGCCCGCCGCGCTGGAACGCCAGGCGCAAGCGCGCGCCGCTTCGGCGCTGGAGCAGGAAATCGCCACCGAGCGCGACATCATCGCCCAGGTCCGGGCCGCATTCTCGAGCTGGCAGGCGGCCAATGCAATCATCGATTCCACCCAGAGCGCGATCGAGGCGGCCGAACTGAGCCTCGAAGGGGTGCGCGCCGAGAGCACGGTCGGCAACCGGACCATCCTCGATATCCTGAATGCCGAGCAGGAGCTGCTCAATTCGCGGGTCCAGCTCGTGATCGCCCGGCGCAACGCCTATGTGGCGGGATTCACGCTGCTGGCGGCCATGGGCAAGGCCGAGGCGAGGGATCTCAACCTCGATGTCGGCGGGCCGCTCTACGATCCCCAGGACAATTATGAGCGGGTGAAAGGCAATATCTTCGACTGGTCGTTCGACCCCGATCCGGAGGCGCAATCCACGCG
- the thiS gene encoding sulfur carrier protein ThiS, whose amino-acid sequence MTATLKLTVNGESRRAEPGQTLAALVRELGLDPAKVAVERNGEIVARSTLGDVALADGDALEIVHFVGGGDDAGLEDDSWEVAGRRFRSRLIVGTGKYRDFQQNAAALAASGAEIVTVAVRRVNLSDPSAPMLTDFIDPQRITYLPNTAGCHTADEAIRTLRLAREAGGWDLVKLEVLGEARTLYPDMRETLRATEVLAREGFHPMVYCVDDPVAAKQLEEAGAAAIMPLGAPIGSGLGIQNKVTIRLIVEGTRLPVLVDAGVGTASDAAVAMELGCTGVLMNTAIAEAKDPIRMARAMRLAVEAGRHAYRAGRMAARKYADPSSPLSGMI is encoded by the coding sequence ATGACCGCTACACTCAAGCTGACCGTCAATGGCGAATCCCGCCGCGCCGAGCCGGGGCAGACCCTGGCCGCGCTGGTGCGCGAACTGGGCCTCGATCCCGCCAAGGTCGCGGTGGAGCGCAATGGCGAGATAGTCGCCCGGTCGACCCTGGGCGATGTCGCGCTGGCCGACGGGGATGCGCTGGAGATCGTGCATTTCGTGGGCGGGGGCGACGATGCCGGCCTCGAGGACGATAGCTGGGAAGTGGCCGGGCGCCGCTTCCGCTCCCGCCTGATCGTCGGCACCGGCAAATATCGCGACTTCCAGCAGAACGCCGCAGCGCTTGCGGCCAGCGGGGCGGAGATCGTCACGGTCGCGGTGCGGCGGGTCAATCTGTCCGATCCGTCCGCGCCGATGCTGACCGATTTCATAGATCCCCAACGAATCACCTATCTGCCCAACACCGCCGGCTGCCACACCGCGGACGAGGCGATCCGCACCCTGCGCCTTGCGCGCGAGGCGGGCGGCTGGGATCTGGTCAAGCTGGAAGTGCTGGGCGAGGCGCGCACGCTCTATCCCGACATGCGCGAGACGCTGCGCGCCACCGAAGTGCTGGCACGCGAAGGCTTCCACCCGATGGTCTATTGCGTCGACGATCCGGTGGCGGCGAAGCAGCTGGAAGAAGCCGGGGCAGCCGCGATCATGCCGCTGGGCGCGCCGATCGGATCGGGGCTGGGCATCCAGAACAAGGTGACGATCCGCCTGATCGTGGAAGGAACGCGCCTGCCGGTGCTGGTCGATGCCGGCGTCGGCACGGCGAGCGACGCCGCCGTGGCGATGGAGCTTGGCTGCACCGGGGTGCTGATGAACACCGCCATTGCCGAGGCGAAGGACCCGATCCGGATGGCGCGGGCCATGAGGCTGGCGGTGGAGGCGGGCCGCCATGCCTATCGCGCGGGCCGCATGGCCGCCCGCAAATATGCCGATCCGTCCAGCCCCCTCTCCGGAATGATTTGA